The Acinonyx jubatus isolate Ajub_Pintada_27869175 chromosome D2, VMU_Ajub_asm_v1.0, whole genome shotgun sequence genome contains a region encoding:
- the ATOH7 gene encoding transcription factor ATOH7, translated as MKSCKPSNPAAAPRAAPPCAGGAECAGTCAGAGRLESAARRRLAANARERRRMQGLNTAFDRLRRVVPQWGQDKKLSKYETLQMALSYIMALTRILAEAERFGSERDWVSLHCEHFGRDHYLPFAGAKLPGEGEPYGQRLFGFQPEPFQMAS; from the coding sequence ATGAAGTCCTGCAAGCCCAGCAACCCAGCGGCGGCACCGCGCGCCGCGCCCCCGTGCGCAGGCGGCGCCGAGTGCGCGGGGACGTGCGCCGGGGCCGGACGGCTGGAGAGCGCGGCGCGCAGGCGCCTGGCGGCCAACGCGCGTGAGCGCCGTCGAATGCAGGGACTCAACACGGCCTTCGACCGCCTGCGCAGGGTGGTGCCCCAGTGGGGCCAGGATAAAAAGCTGTCCAAGTATGAGACCTTGCAGATGGCGCTGAGCTACATCATGGCGCTGACCCGCATCCTGGCCGAGGCCGAGCGATTCGGCTCCGAGCGGGACTGGGTCAGTCTCCACTGTGAGCACTTTGGCCGCGACCACTACCTTCCGTTCGCGGGCGCGAAGCTGCCGGGTGAGGGTGAGCCCTACGGCCAGAGGCTCTTCGGCTTCCAGCCGGAGCCCTTCCAGATGGCCAGTTAG